In Parasegetibacter sp. NRK P23, the genomic stretch CCAGTCTTGCCGGCTGGCATGCACTTCCGGGTTATAGCTGGTGAAAGCCGCATTTGCAAGGATGTTCAAAAACTCAGTCTTTTTGAGCCATATAGCCAGTACTCTTTCCTGGTTCTCTTTTTCTGCCCAGCCGCTCCGGTACATCATCCAAAGGAAATTCGGCTTTATCCATGACATTCTGTTATAACTAAAATCCGGGCCGCCAAATTTTTGGTTGGCAACTGCGTAATCCGCAATAGATGTTCTGTAAGCCTGGTACACTACCAGTTCCTCTTCCGTATGTTGGGCAATAATCTGTTGTCCGGAACCCGGCAGCAATTTTTGCGCTAACTCGTAGTTGTGTGTTGCAATTTTCATTTTAAATTCCATCATTTACTCTTTCCCGTATCTGCTGAAGCGACCACTCCACGAGCAGTTCACCATCTTTAAATACAGTTTTCAATTCGCCTTCCGCTTCTTCTTCCCACGTGCATTCATCTTTAAGACTCAGTTTACCCGTTTGTGGATCGC encodes the following:
- a CDS encoding DUF4291 domain-containing protein gives rise to the protein MKIATHNYELAQKLLPGSGQQIIAQHTEEELVVYQAYRTSIADYAVANQKFGGPDFSYNRMSWIKPNFLWMMYRSGWAEKENQERVLAIWLKKTEFLNILANAAFTSYNPEVHASRQDWEKSLKEKEVRLQWDPDHDPFGKKRTRRAIQLGLKGTLLQHYGTTAINLIEDITPFVKAQKSLLDRGRTGELLVPVEKVWKINDPVLEAKTGINHEHNHIVQADRH